A window of the Alnus glutinosa chromosome 4, dhAlnGlut1.1, whole genome shotgun sequence genome harbors these coding sequences:
- the LOC133866268 gene encoding uncharacterized protein LOC133866268, whose amino-acid sequence MYDSQISIDANVAYVLRNGDWYWKPARSEELVTIQSRLPKIVIGASDNPVWTVARKETYVSSNTWNALRKKKSEVSWWPLIWFPYAIPKQAFLMWLAVRNHLATGDRLTAVGSGKQRECGVFFAD is encoded by the exons ATGTATGACTCTCAGATTAGCATTGATGCTAATGTAGCTTATGTTTTAAGGAATGGAGATTGGTATTGGAAACCTGCTCGGTCTGAAGAGTTAGTCACTATCCAGAGTAGGTTGCCGAAAATTGTTATAGGAGCTTCTGATAATCCGGTTTGGACTGTAGCTCGTAAAGAAACTTATGTGAGTTCAAATACCTGGAatgctttgaggaagaagaaatcgGAGGTTAGTTGGTGGCCTCTCATTTGGTTTCCTTATGCAATTCCCAAGCAAGCTTTCTTGATGTGGTTGGCTGTGAGGAACCATCTTGCTACTGGAGATAGGCTCACG GCTGTAGGCAGTGGAAAACAAAGAGAATGTGGGGTGTTCTTTGCAGATTAG
- the LOC133866550 gene encoding uncharacterized protein LOC133866550, with the protein MDLYSKFQLPINIQESFLEIKGITMEKIGSRKFMSMTTLEMMLIMLVLGVACAGDSLAPFHRQHFLLSVPSSPLPLSLLPLAPSPPRRLFSIPARNDMVMTADTVRKKPKHVKISKVNPETFGIRKRVARNDIIPAGVIRKLPKFFKIPRVNHGFYRIRKRVTNLPVFPKLARTTGKLFNGMMMCEMVCPDPSDQVALDDGLCSVICHPFATLEGKKPGAENYLDPTDPAEKNIPRGEGKPGSGKSGP; encoded by the coding sequence ATGGATTTGTACTCAAAATTTCAACTCCCAATTAATATACAAGAAAGCTTTCTAGAGATCAAGGGGATCACTATGGAGAAAATTGGTTCAAGAAAATTTATGTCGATGACAACATTGGAGATGATGCTGATAATGCTTGTGTTAGGTGTAGCGTGTGCTGGTGACTCTCTGGCGCCTTTCCACCGTCAACATTTCCTTCTATCTGTCCCAAGCTCTCCGCTTCCACTTTCCCTTCTTCCTCTTGCTCCTTCTCCTCCGCGCCGCCTTTTCTCAATCCCTGCACGTAACGATATGGTCATGACAGCCGATACGGTTCGTAAAAAGCCTAAACATGTCAAAATCTCTAAAGTTAATCCTGAAACCTTTGGAATTCGAAAAAGGGTAGCACGTAACGATATCATACCAGCCGGTGTGATTCGTAAGCtgcctaaattttttaaaatccctCGAGTTAATCATGGATTCTATAGAATTCGAAAACGGGTAACTAACCTCCCTGTATTTCCTAAACTCGCTAGAACTACGGGAAAATTGTTTAATGGGATGATGATGTGTGAAATGGTTTGTCCGGATCCAAGTGACCAAGTAGCTCTAGATGATGGATTGTGTTCTGTTATTTGTCACCCATTTGCGACGCTTGAAGGAAAAAAACCCGGGGCTGAGAATTACCTTGATCCGACGGATCCAGCTGAGAAAAATATTCCGAGAGGAGAAGGAAAACCCGGGTCTGGGAAAAGTGGACCATGA